The proteins below come from a single Chitinophaga pinensis DSM 2588 genomic window:
- the carB gene encoding carbamoyl-phosphate synthase large subunit — MPKDSSIKSVLIIGSGPIIIGQACEFDYSGSQAARSLREEGIRVVLINSNPATIMTDPMMADKVYLLPLTVESIEQILEEQQIDAVLPTMGGQTALNLCKEVDELGIWEKFNVRLIGVDIKAIDKAEDREQFRQWMIRLGVPVAPAKTANSFLEGKEFAQEIGFPLVIRPSFTLGGTGGGFVHSKEDLDEALQRGLQASPIHEVLVEKAVLGWKEFELELLRDKNDNVVIICTVENLDPMGVHTGDSITVAPAMTLSDTAFQDMRNKAIMMMRDLGNFAGGCNVQFSLNPENEELIAIEINPRVSRSSALASKATGYPIAKIAAKLAIGYSLDELENQITRTTSAFFEPALDYVIVKMPRWNFDKFKGADQTLGLQMKSVGEVMAIGRTFTEALQKACQSLENDALGLGYYGKSAMKSDQLLERLKTPTWDRIFRIKDALMEGVSVKHIHQMTYIDKWFLNQINDIVNMEKQLAEHDLESVTKDMLSDAKRMGFSDMQLVHLFGNCEEKEVYEKRKSLGITRTYKMVDTCAAEFEAVTPYFYSTFDTVNESKPSDKGKVIVLGSGPNRIGQGIEFDYCCTHGLQAIQECGYDAIMVNCNPETVSTDFDMANKLYFEPVFWEHLWEIIELEKPVGVIVQLGGQTALKLAKRLEENGIRIIGTSFDNMDIAEDRGRFSELLEDLKIPFPKYGTAYNTDDAIEVAKEVGYPVLVRPSYVLGGQRMRIVINEEELESSVLSLLKHLPGNKILIDHFLDRCQEAEIDGIFDGENFHVMGVMEHIEPAGIHSGDSNAVLPAFNLSPMEVTTMEYYAEKIARALDIRGLINIQFAIKGGQVFVIEANPRASRTTPFIAKAYQVPYLNIATKVMLGANKLTDFKIEKKLKGFAIKEPVFSFNKFPGVNKELGPEMKSTGEAIRFIKDLRDPYFRTLYKEKSMYLSNK; from the coding sequence ATGCCGAAAGATTCCTCTATCAAATCTGTTCTTATTATTGGTTCTGGTCCTATTATTATTGGTCAGGCTTGTGAATTTGACTATTCCGGCTCCCAGGCAGCACGTTCGCTGCGTGAGGAAGGTATCAGGGTAGTATTGATCAATTCCAACCCGGCTACTATCATGACTGACCCTATGATGGCCGACAAGGTGTACCTGTTGCCGCTGACAGTAGAAAGTATAGAACAGATACTGGAGGAGCAACAGATCGATGCCGTACTGCCTACCATGGGTGGCCAGACAGCATTGAACCTCTGTAAAGAGGTGGACGAGCTGGGTATATGGGAGAAGTTCAATGTCCGCCTGATAGGTGTTGATATCAAAGCCATCGATAAGGCAGAAGACCGTGAACAGTTCCGCCAGTGGATGATCCGGCTGGGCGTACCGGTAGCACCGGCTAAAACTGCAAACTCATTCCTGGAAGGAAAGGAATTTGCACAGGAAATCGGATTCCCATTAGTTATCCGTCCTTCCTTCACCCTGGGTGGTACCGGTGGTGGTTTCGTACACAGCAAAGAAGATCTGGATGAAGCACTGCAACGTGGTTTACAGGCTTCTCCGATTCACGAAGTACTGGTTGAAAAAGCAGTACTGGGTTGGAAAGAATTTGAGCTGGAGCTGCTGCGCGACAAAAATGACAACGTGGTGATCATCTGTACCGTGGAAAACCTCGATCCAATGGGGGTTCACACCGGAGACTCCATTACCGTTGCACCTGCCATGACACTGAGCGATACCGCTTTCCAGGACATGCGTAACAAAGCGATCATGATGATGCGTGACCTCGGTAACTTTGCCGGTGGTTGTAACGTACAGTTCTCGCTGAATCCTGAAAATGAAGAACTGATCGCGATCGAGATCAACCCTCGTGTGAGCCGTTCCTCCGCACTGGCATCTAAAGCAACTGGTTATCCAATTGCCAAGATCGCTGCGAAACTGGCGATCGGTTATAGCCTGGATGAACTGGAAAACCAGATCACCAGAACCACTTCTGCTTTTTTTGAACCAGCACTGGACTACGTGATCGTAAAAATGCCACGCTGGAACTTCGATAAATTTAAAGGTGCTGATCAGACCCTGGGTCTTCAGATGAAGTCAGTAGGTGAGGTAATGGCTATCGGCCGTACGTTCACTGAAGCTTTACAGAAAGCCTGTCAGAGTCTGGAAAATGATGCACTGGGTCTCGGTTACTATGGTAAATCAGCAATGAAGAGCGATCAGCTCCTCGAAAGACTGAAGACGCCGACCTGGGATCGTATCTTCCGTATTAAAGACGCCCTGATGGAAGGTGTTTCTGTGAAACACATCCACCAGATGACTTATATCGACAAGTGGTTCCTGAACCAGATCAACGATATCGTGAACATGGAAAAGCAGCTGGCTGAACACGATCTGGAATCAGTAACAAAAGACATGCTGAGCGACGCCAAAAGAATGGGCTTCTCTGATATGCAGCTGGTTCACCTGTTTGGTAACTGTGAAGAGAAGGAAGTTTACGAAAAACGTAAATCCCTGGGTATTACCCGTACCTATAAAATGGTAGATACCTGTGCTGCTGAATTTGAAGCAGTAACTCCTTACTTTTACTCCACATTCGATACCGTCAACGAAAGCAAACCTTCTGATAAAGGAAAAGTGATCGTATTGGGTTCCGGTCCTAACCGTATCGGTCAGGGTATCGAGTTTGACTACTGTTGTACACACGGCTTACAGGCCATCCAGGAATGCGGCTATGACGCGATCATGGTGAACTGTAACCCTGAGACCGTATCTACTGACTTCGACATGGCTAACAAGCTGTACTTCGAGCCGGTATTCTGGGAGCATCTGTGGGAAATCATCGAACTGGAAAAACCGGTAGGTGTGATCGTACAGCTGGGTGGACAAACAGCATTGAAACTGGCTAAACGCCTGGAAGAAAATGGTATCAGAATCATCGGTACATCCTTCGATAACATGGATATCGCCGAAGACCGTGGCCGCTTCTCCGAGCTGCTGGAAGACCTGAAAATTCCTTTCCCTAAATATGGTACTGCATACAACACTGACGACGCGATCGAAGTGGCCAAAGAAGTAGGTTATCCTGTACTGGTGCGCCCTTCTTACGTACTCGGTGGTCAGCGTATGCGTATCGTGATCAACGAAGAGGAACTGGAAAGCTCCGTACTGAGCCTGCTGAAACACCTGCCAGGTAACAAGATCCTGATCGACCACTTCCTGGATCGTTGTCAGGAAGCAGAGATCGACGGTATCTTTGACGGTGAGAATTTCCATGTAATGGGCGTGATGGAGCACATCGAGCCTGCGGGTATCCATAGTGGCGACAGTAACGCGGTGCTGCCAGCGTTTAACCTGAGCCCGATGGAAGTAACCACAATGGAATACTACGCTGAGAAGATCGCCCGTGCGCTGGACATCCGTGGCCTGATCAACATCCAGTTTGCCATCAAAGGCGGACAGGTATTCGTGATCGAAGCAAACCCACGTGCTTCCCGTACGACGCCGTTCATCGCGAAAGCATACCAGGTACCTTACCTGAACATCGCTACCAAAGTGATGCTGGGTGCGAACAAACTCACTGATTTCAAGATCGAGAAGAAACTCAAAGGTTTTGCGATCAAAGAACCAGTATTTTCCTTCAACAAATTCCCGGGCGTGAACAAAGAACTCGGCCCTGAAATGAAATCTACCGGTGAAGCGATCCGTTTCATCAAAGATCTCAGGGACCCTTATTTCAGGACCCTGTACAAGGAGAAGAGCATGTACCTGAGCAACAAGTAA
- a CDS encoding MFS transporter, with protein MLQELTVSHSQKRITRIAVSALFFLTGLCFSSWASRIPAIQHKLNLSEGELGGMLLALPIGSILSMPVAGILVSRYGSRYVLMTAGLLYAFILPTLGLTSTAWQLFSCLILFGFCGNLANIAVNTQAVLVEAMYGRSIMASFHGLWSLGGFTGASIGSGMSALGILPYQHFLVIMVLAIIIVAVAIRQVVSHDAPASGEKTPLFAWPDKVLLILGIIAFCSMICEGTMFDWSGVYFRKVIEAPEKTAGLGYTAFMSTMAAFRFVADWLTTRFGFKRMLQISGALTAGGLLIAVLLPYFPTAILGFLLVGAGVSSVVPLVYSAAGRSKTLSPGMALAAVSTIGYLGFLAGPPLIGFVAQATSLRISFSIIALMGTCIAVMSTRAKE; from the coding sequence ATGTTACAGGAGTTGACAGTCAGTCATTCACAAAAAAGGATTACACGCATCGCCGTTAGTGCCTTGTTTTTTCTCACAGGATTGTGCTTTTCCAGCTGGGCGTCAAGGATTCCTGCCATTCAGCACAAACTCAACCTTTCTGAAGGCGAGCTGGGTGGAATGTTGCTCGCCCTGCCGATCGGCTCTATTTTATCTATGCCTGTTGCCGGTATACTGGTGAGCAGGTATGGCAGCCGTTATGTACTGATGACAGCCGGTTTGTTGTATGCCTTTATTTTGCCAACATTAGGTCTTACCTCAACTGCCTGGCAACTATTTTCCTGCCTCATACTATTCGGGTTCTGTGGTAACCTGGCTAATATCGCGGTGAATACACAGGCGGTACTGGTAGAAGCTATGTATGGCCGCTCAATTATGGCCTCGTTTCATGGTCTGTGGAGCCTGGGTGGTTTTACCGGGGCCTCCATTGGATCGGGTATGTCAGCACTGGGGATTCTGCCTTATCAGCATTTTCTGGTAATCATGGTGCTGGCTATTATCATAGTAGCCGTAGCCATCCGTCAGGTAGTTTCACATGATGCACCGGCTTCAGGAGAGAAGACGCCTTTGTTTGCATGGCCTGACAAGGTACTGCTGATACTCGGTATCATCGCTTTCTGTTCTATGATCTGTGAAGGGACGATGTTTGACTGGAGTGGGGTGTATTTCAGAAAAGTAATTGAAGCACCGGAGAAAACTGCCGGACTGGGATATACTGCCTTTATGAGTACGATGGCCGCCTTCCGCTTTGTGGCAGACTGGCTGACTACCCGTTTCGGATTCAAAAGAATGTTGCAGATAAGCGGTGCGCTGACAGCCGGTGGTTTGCTGATAGCTGTATTACTGCCTTATTTCCCCACAGCTATTCTCGGTTTCCTGTTGGTAGGCGCCGGCGTGTCATCTGTTGTACCGCTGGTATACAGCGCTGCCGGACGTAGCAAAACTTTGTCACCGGGAATGGCGCTGGCAGCTGTCTCCACTATCGGTTACCTTGGATTCCTGGCCGGACCGCCATTGATCGGATTCGTGGCCCAGGCGACAAGTTTACGTATATCCTTCTCCATTATCGCACTGATGGGTACCTGTATTGCAGTGATGAGCACCAGGGCGAAGGAGTAA